TCCCCCATTTTAATTTTAGTACTAAAAGTTATTAAAATACATACATTTAAAAGATACTGGTTAGTTACTTAATTTTTATTATGGAAGAGTTAAAAGAATTTAATAATAATGGAAGCGGCAATAAATACATCAATTTAACTGTCGAATATGGTAGTTTTAAAACATTACCAAACAGAAAATTTCAGCTCCGCAAACCCTATAAAAAAAGAGATTTTAAAAAAATAACTGCTTTTATCCCCGGGAAAATACTTAGTGTTGCTGTACAAAAAGGTGATAGGGTTACTCACGAAACATGTCTTGTTATTTTGGAAGCAATGAAAATGAAAAATAAATTATTTCCTTCTGTTGATGGAATTGTTAAAGATGTATATGTTAAAGTTGGGGATATGGTAAAAAAAGACATGGTGCTTGTGGAATTGGAATAATGATTTTTTTAGAAACACCCTTTATTTAACAATATAAGTTCCTCCAAATTTCT
This sequence is a window from Bacteroidales bacterium. Protein-coding genes within it:
- a CDS encoding acetyl-CoA carboxylase biotin carboxyl carrier protein subunit: MEELKEFNNNGSGNKYINLTVEYGSFKTLPNRKFQLRKPYKKRDFKKITAFIPGKILSVAVQKGDRVTHETCLVILEAMKMKNKLFPSVDGIVKDVYVKVGDMVKKDMVLVELE